The Lepeophtheirus salmonis unplaced genomic scaffold, UVic_Lsal_1.4 unplaced_contig_942_pilon, whole genome shotgun sequence genome includes the window agACGGATATATCATATAGTTTACTAGGTTCATTATTTAGATCAGGATCTAGTCAAACATTTCTTTGTTCTCAATTGACGCGCTATGCGGATATTTATGGTGCAAGTGTACTTAATTTGCTGCGTAATCccttttatatatcttttgcACCTCCCATGCTTATGCCTTATGAGTACAAAGTGAATCATGAGGCAGACGAGCTTTTAGGAATTACTGAAACTGCTTCAAAGAGAGAAGTTGGAAAGGGTTTCTTAAATCTCCGTACGATAAGTCTACTTCCCAATACATTCTCGGAGGCTCCTGGCACTACAAAAAATACTCATGAGCTCGACAATTTTGATGATGAAGATCACTTGTATGGTTTTCCTAATTCTAGTAAGACACAATAAGACCTTATTTCCGCTTTCAATGACCTCCTCTTTTTCAGTTGATTCATTCAAATTCAATACAAggattttattctatataattaattaattaataacttttcttcattttctttcacTCCAAATAGTATTATCGTGAGGTTCTTCATCTTTTCTTCCACTACATCAAAGATACTATCATTATCATCAAAAAAGACTGAAATCCCAATATTTAGTAGATTCATCTCCCTCAAGATGTGTGATTCTTATTCAaaagtattacatatttttcactattttaaTCCTTCCCTCTATCTCTCTCTCCCTTCAAATCACCCACCAACTAccacaatataaaatattgttcagaaatatgttaaattattattgttttatggTTTATCTAAGAagcataaaaaaacttgaaagagctcaaatttaaaaaaataacattatcattgcatttcatttttttatcaaagttattaaattataattatgtcaaCAAGACATgctttaatttagaaataaaaataatcacaaaatcatctaggtttttttttaaaaaacaaaacttccaTTTGGAAGTCATAAGTGTACTCATATTAAATTCTCTGTTCATGAAAAGACATGCTTTAGGGCAGGcattttgttcattaaaaaaaaggatatgaaaTGTTTTTGGTTCTGACTATGATTATCTTAGGGGTTGATCATCTGTCTGGCCACTAGAGTtacataaatagtttaaaataataaagtactttgaaaaatgaattatgttgAAGTCAtctaaaaatatgcaaaaattacatattttcccATGTAAAAATCTATACATACAAGAAGTGTACCAATATAagactttaaaaattatcacaagatcttttttaaaagaaacggTGAACAAAATGTGAGAAGGAAACAAAATTCTATGCGTCAGAATGCGTACTAACATAGCACTTATGtacatgttacaaaaatatccaCGCCCAAAGAAGCATAAATTGTTTCACcgtttattttttggaaaaaatatataaatagaggaTTGAACTGTGGAGTAGTCATCAGTTAGATTCCTCACTGCAAATCAATATCAAAACATCATGAAGGTAAGTTCTCAATACAAATCCAACCTCAAATGTCCATCATCATGATTTGACCATACTTTCTTCTTCTATACAGTCCTTCGTCGCTTTGTCCGCTCTTTGGCTGTTGCCATGTCTGCTCCTGCTGATCCTTATAGACCAGCTCCCTATCACCCAGCCCCTGCTCCTTATCACCCAGCTCCTGCACCATACCATGCAGCTCCTACCTACAAGGAAGAACCTGCAGCCTACCAATACCAATACGCTGTCAGTGATGAATATGCTGGACTCAACTTTGGAGCTGATGAGGCTCGTGATGGATACTCCACCCAAGGAAAGTACTCTGTTGCCCTTCCGACGGTCGCATCCAAACTGTGTCCTACAACGTTGCTGATGCTTACTCTGGTTATGTTGCTGACGTTACTTACTCCGGAGAGGCCAAATACGAGCCATACCACCCTGCTCCTGCTCCTTACAAGCCTGCTCCCGTCTACCACGCCGCCCCTGCTCCATACAAGCCTGCCCCTATCTACAAGCCTGCTCCCGTCTACCACGCTTAAATAttctgtctttatttatttagttatttatttaaataaatatttcaaaactattcaatagtctttttttttcgttgtaGACGCTAGAGAGTAATGACCCATTCAAAATGGTTTACTTTAAAACTTTAGTTTAGGAACATTAGGTTAGGTCATGATGAACTACTTTTTGGATACGATAAATAATCTAATCTAATTgcttctattaaatataaatcaacagACAATAATTAACCACGAATGCTAATTGCATAATTATTTGGAATACCGTGATATTCTTTATCTTGTGCATACCTTAAACAGATTGTTATAAGATTTAGTAGCCATATGTATGATCATAGATAATACACGGGGATTCATTACTAATTATTAGCCCAATTCCtagtacatatttgaaaaatttcaattaatttctcAATTAGTGGAATGCTAATTTAATGTGATCAGTTTTTTTACAcccatttcttttaataaatggaTGTGTCCTATCAAATAACTATGTTTAAGGACTAATTAACAAtgattaaatgttaattaatgcatttaataacatttaatgaTATGTTATTTTCTGTGTTTCTTCCTGAAATATCAATGCAATCTTTGTGTGTTGTATTTCACGTCCAtagatttactttttatacctattcattttgcaaaatgattCAACGCCTATCaatgtatgtagattgtagacACATGTGTACATGATTATAAGTacaaatttaactattatttcaCCGAATTACATGTTCTATAAATGTCAAGGAATGAAATATCCTGATCACATGATTTGTCCCTAATTTATGAACCTTTTACATAACATTGTTAATAGAGCAATGCAATGGCTACTATTCTCATTCATTTAGCTTAATgcattaacatatattataatggaagATGAGATTTTGTTTGCTCATCACCGCTAAATAGTGTTTGCCAATATTGATAGTTGTGTGGTCCATAGAGTTAAGTAAGGTAGCATTAAAAAGGGTACCGAAGGTTAAGGAAGAGTGCGGTCATATATGGTGTTATAACGTTCTTCACTGCGTTACTTTACTAACCCAAAAATATACAGAGGGGATACccaaacttgcagtagtatttaattacaataatatccccattattttaattatgggtTTCATTAGGTAACCAAACGACTgctacaacaaaataaataagttttggttTTATCCCGTGTCTCTAAGTGTGTAAATGTCGGCGCAACAACAATAGGGCATCATGTGAGTGATTCCAtaaaccaaaacttctgcagcagaCATTTGGCTTACTTTCCAGCCTATTCCAATATGTCCCTTCTCTAGCCTTGAGCtcaacccctggactttgcagtttgtaGATCCTTAGAGAAGAATGACTACTGCAccaaacaaaatcaaaatttgtcatttaaaaaaaaaaagctttttcaaaagcaaaataaaaacatactcaaccaaaaaatacactacattaatatgtaatttattttaacatacaaaaaaattactatacaTGATTGATGGAGACAATCAACCTAGGACCAAAAATCCCCTTCGTTAAAAGAACgccaatgaacaaaaaaaaaaaatggcctacTCAActcagatattttttaactcttttaataatcattttgatATGTTTGTGTAGTATAAAGGAAACAGGCAGAAAGCTTTATTCACGAAAGgtatgcaaaaaaagaaaagaaaaaagaactcGAATGATAATGTCTGACTTTaagttaaaaagtttaaatttctgtataaaaatttaaatccattGATCAAATCATAGTAGTAATACGTTTATAAACAATCTATAAAAGTAttcaaactaattatttttatgtgtcaacataaaaacaatattgaacaaaaatcaagaaattaagaaaatgctattttttttaatacttcaaaaatatatacatatttgagttattgatgggctctgtattcaaatttgtgtgataaattaagatacccaaaaaCTTTAGCTATTTTATGTGGAACTAGTGGTGTACATAAAGGGTTGGTAGGATATGTTTGTTGATTGAAACTGGGGATACTTCGTCACAAATGTAACCCACAAATAGTTTTGAGAAGTCATTCTAGATTACTTATGtgatgaaaatacatatatttccttataatatatacattcatgTAGGGGAAGCtaacaacttatttattttcctagaTTCCAAAggtacaaattattaataaaatatgaagatatttaatTGGGGATTTTTATTCTACTCTTTCATTATGCactattgtagaaaaaaaaaaatattattatataataataatatgtataatctaATAGGTTGGGGAacaagtaatttcgtattttttgcctTATGTTAATGCTTTATTATGAGTGTTACAATCATtcgatttaagccaaatatgcccAGTTCTGTTTAATAACTTGTTGCTTACGAGAATCTAACTTTTAGACTGCCCTTTCTTTGAAGCCTTTGTCCATATTGGCTTGAGAAAAAAGGCAAATAAAGCTGTAGTGAGGCCAAATTTATACCCCCAAGCTCTTTGTCATAGACAGAAATAAGTAGTAGTCACTTGTTGACTGGTCTGGACGGTAGGCTTTTTGCATAAAAACTTCCCCTCCGAGCTATCGGAGCTTATGGTGgttcatcaaagatgtgtgtggcctgTCGTTGTCTTGATAATATCTTGTTGTCTCTTATTCACCAATGCATCCCCTTCTGTTCGATCCCCAGCTTCCAGCGGTCGAGTTGTTTACCTTATAGAGTAGAATCGAgcagaaaaaaataaccttaacCACTGGTATGCAACACAAACCGAAAGAGAACATTGCGATTTTTCTTGGTCAATTTCGACacgttttaataaataataaaaatgtaagatatgGCAAATGTCGTCCTTGAGACCTCCATCCTTGatgcacgataattcacaacttAATCGTTCAAGCGTAATACTgtgtttgtagtatatattCACACCTTTATAATGCTTTATCGTATGATTTGATGTAACCAGTACTGAGTAGGGAATTACTTATcataaaatgacataaaaagtAGCAAAACTTCAAGAGTtgattggaaaaggaaaaaaaacaatcatttaatcaAAAGTTCCTCATTAAGTCATTTCGCATATAAGCTAGAGTCCTaaagagtcttttttttaaaaaaaatatagatcaaGGATGTTTTGCATTCCAGGGGATTGTGTTTGAGGGATGTTTGCTTTGGAGGTCTTTGTCCTACAAATTTTTTGTCTGAATATCACTCTACTAAGAGTGCAATATGCTTTTATGATAGAGGGAGTTGATAGAACGAGTCCAGGGCCGGTACTAGGATCAACAGCGTCAGAATTCGCAAGTGGGAGGCAAATTATATACCGGTGACGTCATGACCACAAAAcattacaatttcataatataaatattacactgAAATAGGTTAGAGTCTGAAATAggcttcaaatttttttttatatcttgggGAAGAGGAGGGGAGATCAATTATATCCTAAAAACTGCTCAAATCTttcagaaatgttttttttgtttttttaattataaaattaaatactctAGTGACAAGATTCAAGTCAAGAGACTTGAGACAACTAGCTTTTTTAAGATGACTCAATTCCTatcgaataatataataaagtactCCCCAGTTATTTTTGAGGTCCCATAATCAATGATCTGTTAGATGTAAGTGGAAGAAGACTTGCTTATTTGATCTGATATGTTTTTGATTCATCTGGATCAAATCACtagctagtttttttttttcccgtaGAACTAATCAAAATACCTATTTGAATCTTTCATACACAGCGTTGGGCATGAATGGATTAATACTCCTCTCTATTGAGGTCCTTACATATGTGTTAAAAATGAACTCTAATATATGTGCATGGTTATAATTCAGTCATGAAATTTGAAAGACATACATCATCATCTTTAATGAACATTGAAtgttttaactaattatttcatGATGCAAACAAATTCATCACTTTTTCTCATGAACGCCCCTTCCTATCTCAgaagaaaaacataaacttGTCTCTAAGGAAGGAagaagcatatttttattattcttttaaatgctGTTGTGTAAAATGCGTCAATTTTCGAAGTTACGTTCACGCCCAGCGTTTAATTGTGGTACTACGGGAGTATGAGTTAGgtaaaaattatgttgaaaCTATAAATAGAAGATTGCACCGTATAGTAGTTATCAGTTAAATTCCTCACTCCAAATCTATATCATTACAACATGAaggtaacaaaataattattattttgaaatatcgattataaattaaccaaaaaaaaaatcttttgcaGTCCTTCGTTGCTTTGTCTGCTCTTTTGGCTGTTGCCATGTCTGCTCCTGCTGATCCTTATAGACCAGCTCCCTATCACCCAGCCCCCTGCTCTTTATCACCCAGCTCCTGCACCATACCATGCAGCTCCTACCTACAAGGAAGAACCTGCAGCCTACCAATACCAATACGCTGTCAGTGATGAATATGCTGGACTCAACTTTGGAGCTGATGAGGCCCGTGATGGATACTCCACCCAAGGAAAGTACTCTGTTGCCCTTCCCGACGGTCGCATCCAAACTGTGTCCTACAACGTTGCTGATGCTTACTCTGGCTATGTTGCTGACGTTACTTACTCCGGAGAGGCCAAATACGAGCCATACCACCCTGCTCCTGCTCCTTACAAGCCTGCTCCCGTCTACCACGCCGCCCCTGCTCCATACAAGCCTGCCCCTATCTACAAGCCTGCTCCCGTCTACCACGCTTAAATAttctgtctttatttatttagttatttatttaaataaatatttcaaaacctaTTCAAtagtcttttttctttttctttgtagaCGCTAGAGAGTAATGACCCATTCAAAATGGTTTACATTAAAACTTTAGTTTAGGAACATTAGGTTAGGTCATGATGAACTACTTTTTTGGAtacgataaataatataatctaattgctttgattaaatataaatcaacagTCAATAATTAATCACGAATGCTAAttgcataattatttgtttcagTTTGTCATGCTGCCAATATTTATTGCTCAAGAATTATTAATGGTAAAAACATATTTCCATGTTCAATCATCAGAATGTTATTTAAGCCCCtgtcaaagaataaaattcgtttttgtaacatttgtcaacattagcaaaataataatctaatttctaaattatcaaaatatttaaaaataacggcgatatgaatagtttaaaattataaattggattGAAACATAAATTTCTTTTCAGAAGAGTATATTAAACCAGATTGGTTtaagattttgtatattttcctaGGCGCCAGTGTAAATATCTTACATTTTCAATAAACATTTTCGTAAAaggaaatgataaattattaagctaaaattaaagttttgagggacaattttcttcaatgtacttcaaaacattaataaatatatagaaacttCCTTCCTTAAGAAATCAATTTAGACTCTGTTATTCTTAATTCAATAGAAACTACAAATCAAACTAAAAAACTCTAAATTGAACAGGtgtctcattattttttcataacacgTATAGAAGCAAAAACTCTGTAAATAAAAGCTTAACCCGTTTATAAGAATTGTTTTCCCTTTGAATCATACATAAAAAGCCTAGGAATACTCATACTAAGTATTTTGAGAAACAAACTGTTAAAAATGTTGATGGATCAATCTTGATATgtcatacatattaaatttgtaagagATGATAATCCATCTTCATTAAACGACTTTCCATCGGATAtctaaattaagaaaacaaagTTTCACTCCTGAggaatttataataacatcagcTCTTCTGTGTACTTCAATCTAAAAGGGTGGTTCATATAGAGGATTAGGCCTCTCACTATTTGACTATGATATTCAATAgaagtattcagtgagttggTACAATTTGACTAAATTGAATCTTCATTTGTAGAAAATCTTGTTAACTGTCATGAATAAACtttgaaatgtaaaataattatacttaagaGACATTTATCaagtgaaaaattatatttagatacttgtatgtttgaaaatatatcacattcctatacatatttttgatctaataaataacgATATCGtcatagtaatgaaatattgcaggcgtttAGAATTTAGTATTGAGTGAGTAAActataaattggttttttaagTAATGTATTCACTCTTAAAAAGTTCACTGTTCtaggattttaaatttgaagttgATGCCAAAACTTTTTccttaaattaagaattttatttatattttattgaaacacAAAGTCAAAAATCATGGAGtatcttaatttttgaagacattAAATGGATTTAAGTTGATGTATTTTGAAGATATGCAAATTAGACTATAGTTAATAATTATGCCTAGTGagtaaaatgttatatataattttaggttGAAATAATTGAGAACTTGAAAGAAAAATGTCAACACAAATATGGATATTTAGgagtttataagttataattatctTACTTAGTCTAAATACATTGTCTATGagtgaaaatacaaatttggaaataataatttactgtTTAATCGTTTGAATTCATtagctttaaaataaatcataatgatGTATCAGAGAAAACTTATAACTTAAGAAAAGTAATCATCTTATGAAGAGATGttctctaaaataaaaacaattgaatacaTCAATCAATAGGTGATAAATATtgtgttaattcatttttacacgaagtataatacaatttcaaatgTATGTAAGTGTATAACATATTGGAATCagtttttcttttgattatgATATTGCATTAGCAGTTCGTAGTGTTCATTCATTCATTCCCTTGTTTGGCAAaccataatataaaattcaatgaagtaaaataaattcaaaaacaatttatagccaacatttttggaatcttttagCTCAACCACACCACAATATTTAAGTGCTCCTAAATCTGGTTCATTATCTTTTCTTACCTAAAGATTGTTTTCTTTCGCTGTATATACCTCAAAACTATACGAATACCCAGAGGCAgctcataatataaaaagttttatcccCCATTTTGAGATTTTACTAGCATATACTGCTGGAAGAAACATTTACCTTTTGTGGGGCACATCTGACTATCAATATGAAGGTTATCTTTAAATGGAACctgaaacaaagtttttttgaaatgttcaaTGGCTAAGTGTATTTTATGTAACCAGTCAGATTTCCATCAAAAGAATAGGTGTCATTTTGGTTTCTTATGAATTGAAGATAACaccttaattttataaataaattcatcataaATGTATGTGGTTATCaacagtatatatatttgagctccctaatatgcattttttcatattaaaaacaaaatagagAATTGTTGCAAATGTGCAACAAATTTCTAGTTGACCGAAAATTCCTCTAAGGAATTTTGTTGTACATTTGTTACATAAGAAACAAGGCCCATAAATATTACACAtataaaaagtacttaaatatttgcatttaaataattataatagaacaAAGaatcataaaatagtttttttattattattatcaacagATTTTAAAGTTTAACCCTCTAACTAATCAAACAACTTTGTATCACTCACTTACGGTGTCAAAGATATTGACTTCCTTTTTACCCGGTCGTTTGatgcaatttattaataatacttacTCCCGCATATAAACAGATTCGTTGTAGATCTGCAAATAGTTTAAGATTAacacatttttctaatatattatattcaagtaACGTTTTTCCGTATGCTACATATgtgcaacaaaaaaacatttaagggtTAAAACAATTCAACTTaagattaaatgtaattttctttggTGAGACttgataaatgtatataacctCAAGAACTAGCCTAAGTAACTAAGACTCGACTCTTATGtatttaatgcaaataatatatctaaaaagctttatttttgtacattaaagttttagaaatgataaatttttttcttatttaataatacatgAAATTTCTAAGGATAGTTCTCTGACACTTTACA containing:
- the LOC139907580 gene encoding LOW QUALITY PROTEIN: uncharacterized protein (The sequence of the model RefSeq protein was modified relative to this genomic sequence to represent the inferred CDS: inserted 1 base in 1 codon), which produces SGSSQTFLCSQLTRYADIYGASVLNLLRNPFYISFAPPMLMPYEYKVNHEADELLGITETASKREVGKGFLNLRTISLLPNTFSEAPGTTKNTHELDNFDDEDHLYGFPNSILRRFVRSLAVAMSAPADPYRPAPYHPAPAPYHPAPAPYHAAPTYKEEPAAYQYQYAVSDEYAGLNFGADEARDGYSTQGKYSVALPXGRIQTVSYNVADAYSGYVADVTYSGEAKYEPYHPAPAPYKPAPVYHAAPAPYKPAPIYKPAPVYHA